In Actinoplanes sp. NBC_00393, a single genomic region encodes these proteins:
- a CDS encoding alpha-glucosidase has protein sequence MTDSWWKKAVVYQIYPRSFADSDGDGMGDLRGIIDHLDHLAELGVDVLWLSPIYPSPQDDNGYDISDYQDIEPLFGTIEVFDELLAGVHARGMKLIMDLVVNHSSDEHQWFLESRSGKDSPKRDWYWWRPARDGMEPGTPGAEPTNWGSVFGGPAWEYDDKTGEYYLHLFSKKQPDLNWENPEVREAVYAMMRWWLDRGVDGFRMDVINMISKDVSLPDGRLSAGAAYADGSAGFVGGPRLHEFLQEMHREVFAGRDGLLTVGEMPGVTVEEARLHTDPERHEVDMVFQFDHVWVDRGPDPWLLLPLQLTQLKAILGRWQAGLADLGWNSLYWNNHDQPRVVSRYGDDSPEHRVTSAKMLGTVLHLHRGTPYVYQGEELGMTNYPFGGIEDFRDIEALGQYRQALDMEGRTPEEVLTVLRARGRDNARTPMQWDDSPNAGFSSGTPWLPANPNYPEINAAAQRDDPDSVFHYYRRLIELRHTEPAVADGDFTMLLPHDERLYAYTRRLGGTELLVIGNFSGEPVRAELEDAAAWAGAELVLTNLGAPPADLLLAPWQAVVYRRTV, from the coding sequence ATGACGGATTCGTGGTGGAAGAAGGCGGTCGTCTACCAGATCTACCCGCGGAGCTTCGCGGACTCCGACGGCGATGGGATGGGCGACCTGCGCGGCATCATCGACCACCTCGACCATCTGGCCGAGCTCGGCGTCGACGTTCTCTGGCTCTCCCCGATCTACCCCTCGCCGCAGGACGACAACGGCTACGACATCAGCGACTACCAGGACATCGAACCGCTCTTCGGAACCATCGAGGTCTTCGACGAGCTGCTCGCCGGCGTGCACGCCCGCGGCATGAAGCTGATCATGGATCTGGTGGTCAACCACAGCTCGGACGAGCACCAGTGGTTCCTGGAGAGCCGGTCGGGCAAGGACAGCCCGAAGCGGGACTGGTACTGGTGGCGCCCGGCCCGGGACGGGATGGAGCCCGGCACGCCCGGCGCCGAGCCGACCAACTGGGGTTCCGTCTTCGGCGGCCCGGCCTGGGAGTACGACGACAAGACCGGCGAGTACTACCTGCACCTGTTCTCGAAGAAGCAGCCCGACCTCAACTGGGAGAACCCCGAGGTCCGGGAAGCCGTGTACGCCATGATGCGCTGGTGGCTCGACCGGGGCGTGGACGGCTTCCGGATGGACGTCATCAACATGATCTCCAAGGACGTCAGCCTCCCGGACGGCCGGCTCTCCGCCGGTGCGGCGTACGCGGACGGCTCGGCCGGCTTCGTCGGCGGCCCGCGCCTGCACGAGTTCCTGCAGGAGATGCACCGCGAGGTCTTCGCCGGCCGCGACGGCCTGCTGACCGTCGGCGAGATGCCCGGCGTCACCGTCGAGGAGGCGCGGCTGCACACCGACCCGGAGCGGCACGAGGTCGACATGGTCTTCCAGTTCGACCACGTCTGGGTCGACCGCGGACCGGACCCGTGGCTGCTGCTCCCGCTCCAGCTGACCCAGCTCAAGGCGATCCTCGGCCGCTGGCAGGCCGGGCTCGCCGACCTGGGCTGGAACAGCCTCTACTGGAACAACCACGACCAGCCGCGAGTGGTCTCCCGGTACGGCGACGACAGCCCCGAGCACCGGGTCACCTCGGCCAAGATGCTCGGCACCGTGCTCCACCTGCACCGCGGTACGCCCTACGTCTACCAGGGCGAGGAACTCGGCATGACGAACTATCCGTTCGGCGGGATCGAGGACTTCCGTGACATCGAGGCGCTGGGGCAGTACAGGCAGGCGCTCGATATGGAGGGGCGGACGCCGGAGGAGGTCCTCACCGTCCTGCGGGCCCGGGGGCGGGACAACGCGCGTACCCCGATGCAGTGGGACGACTCGCCGAACGCCGGCTTCAGCAGCGGCACGCCGTGGCTGCCGGCCAACCCGAACTATCCGGAGATCAACGCGGCGGCGCAGCGCGACGATCCCGACTCGGTGTTCCACTACTACCGCCGGCTCATCGAGCTGCGGCACACCGAGCCGGCGGTGGCGGACGGCGACTTCACCATGCTGCTGCCGCACGACGAGCGCCTGTACGCGTACACCCGCCGGCTCGGTGGCACCGAACTCCTGGTGATCGGCAACTTCTCCGGCGAGCCGGTCCGGGCCGAGCTGGAGGACGCCGCGGCCTGGGCGGGCGCCGAGCTGGTGCTGACCAACCTCGGCGCGCCACCCGCCGACCTGCTGCTCGCGCCCTGGCAGGCGGTCGTCTACCGGCGGACGGTCTAG
- a CDS encoding glycosyltransferase family 4 protein: MKVALLGPIAWRTPPLHYGPWELITSLLAEGLTERGVDVTLFATLDSITKATLDGVVPTGYEESAEIDGRVWEAIHVSHALERSGEFDLIHNHLDWLPLAFSAHCRTPMVTTVHGFSGSNILPAYRRARSHFVAISDSDRSPDLDYLATVYHGVDLSALPFHPDGGDDLILFGRIHPDKGTDIAIEIARRAGRRLVMCGIVQDRDYFAERVEPLIDGDRVVYLGSVGPDERGTILGSGAALLHPIRFAEPFGLSVVESMACGTPVIAFRKGSMPEVVDEGVTGRVVDTVDQAVDAVGRLAEIDRSACSARARERFSADRMVEDYLTIYRKIIS, from the coding sequence ATGAAGGTCGCACTCCTGGGGCCGATCGCCTGGCGCACGCCGCCCCTCCACTACGGCCCGTGGGAACTGATCACCAGCCTGCTCGCCGAGGGCCTGACCGAGCGGGGGGTCGACGTCACGCTCTTCGCCACCCTGGACTCGATCACCAAGGCCACCCTCGACGGCGTCGTGCCCACCGGGTACGAGGAGAGCGCCGAGATCGACGGCCGGGTGTGGGAAGCCATCCACGTCAGTCACGCGCTGGAACGCTCCGGCGAGTTCGATCTGATCCACAACCATCTGGACTGGCTGCCACTGGCCTTCTCCGCGCATTGCCGGACACCGATGGTCACCACCGTGCACGGTTTCTCCGGGTCGAACATCCTGCCCGCGTACCGCCGGGCCCGATCGCACTTCGTCGCCATCTCCGACAGCGACCGCTCCCCCGATCTGGACTATCTCGCCACCGTGTACCACGGGGTCGATCTGTCCGCTCTGCCGTTCCATCCGGACGGCGGCGACGATCTGATCCTGTTCGGCCGGATCCACCCGGACAAGGGCACCGATATCGCCATCGAGATCGCCCGCCGGGCCGGCCGCCGGCTGGTGATGTGCGGAATCGTGCAGGACCGTGACTATTTCGCGGAACGGGTGGAACCGTTGATCGACGGCGATCGGGTGGTCTATCTGGGCTCGGTCGGCCCGGACGAGCGGGGCACGATTCTCGGCTCCGGTGCGGCGCTGCTGCATCCGATCCGGTTCGCCGAACCGTTCGGCCTCTCCGTCGTCGAGTCGATGGCCTGCGGCACCCCGGTGATCGCGTTCCGGAAGGGCTCGATGCCGGAGGTGGTCGACGAGGGCGTCACCGGGCGGGTCGTGGACACCGTCGACCAGGCGGTGGACGCGGTGGGCCGGCTCGCGGAGATCGACCGGTCGGCCTGCTCGGCCCGCGCCAGGGAACGCTTCTCCGCTGACCGGATGGTCGAGGACTACCTGACGATTTACCGAAAAATCATCAGCTGA
- a CDS encoding glycosyltransferase produces the protein MPATYGFLSTYPPTQCGLATFNAALGAHLNAGSSGVVRLLAGDTAIGGSGNSGIALDRAAPRVVHTWHTDRPGGWVAAATALNRFDVAIVQHEYGIYPGDAGAEILPVLRALRVPVIVVLHTVLTHPDTLQRAVLEQIAATADAVVTMTDTARQRLTTHYEVNPRKITVIPHGAGSHSTAPREEHDRPHLLTWGLLGPGKGIEWAIRSLAFLDGAEPRPRYTVAGRTHPKVLEQQGDAYRDSLKALAAELGVQDCVEWSDVYLEQADLSRLICSADAVVLPYDSTEQVTSGVLIEAVGAGVPVVATEFPHAVELLADGPGLLVPHQDPEAMAMAIRRVLAEPGLPGRLTGLAGGPTLRWPAVAARYQSLAARLVADRRPLAAATIPA, from the coding sequence ATGCCCGCGACATACGGGTTTCTGAGCACTTATCCGCCCACTCAATGCGGTTTGGCGACGTTCAATGCGGCACTCGGCGCTCATCTCAACGCCGGTTCCTCCGGTGTGGTGCGGCTCCTCGCCGGCGACACCGCGATCGGCGGGAGCGGGAACAGCGGGATCGCGCTCGACCGGGCCGCGCCACGGGTGGTGCACACCTGGCACACCGACCGCCCCGGCGGCTGGGTGGCCGCCGCGACCGCGCTCAACCGCTTCGACGTGGCGATCGTGCAGCACGAGTACGGCATCTACCCCGGTGACGCCGGCGCCGAGATCCTTCCGGTGCTCCGGGCCCTGCGGGTGCCGGTCATCGTCGTGCTGCACACCGTGCTGACCCACCCGGACACGTTGCAGCGCGCCGTCCTCGAACAGATCGCGGCCACGGCCGACGCGGTGGTCACCATGACCGACACCGCACGCCAGCGGCTCACCACCCACTACGAGGTGAACCCGCGCAAGATCACGGTGATCCCGCACGGCGCGGGCAGCCACAGCACCGCGCCGCGGGAGGAGCACGACCGGCCGCACCTGCTCACCTGGGGACTGCTCGGGCCGGGCAAAGGCATCGAGTGGGCGATCCGGTCGCTCGCCTTCCTCGACGGCGCCGAGCCGCGACCCCGTTACACGGTGGCCGGCCGGACCCACCCCAAGGTGCTGGAGCAGCAGGGCGACGCGTACCGGGACTCGCTGAAGGCGCTCGCCGCCGAGCTCGGCGTGCAGGACTGCGTGGAGTGGTCCGACGTCTACCTCGAGCAGGCCGACCTGTCCCGGTTGATCTGCTCCGCCGACGCCGTCGTGCTGCCGTACGACTCGACCGAGCAGGTCACCTCCGGCGTGCTGATCGAGGCGGTGGGCGCCGGGGTGCCGGTGGTCGCCACCGAGTTCCCGCACGCGGTGGAACTGCTGGCGGACGGGCCGGGTCTGCTCGTACCCCATCAGGATCCGGAAGCGATGGCCATGGCCATCCGGCGGGTGCTCGCCGAGCCCGGCCTGCCCGGCCGGCTCACCGGCCTGGCCGGCGGCCCCACCCTGCGCTGGCCCGCGGTGGCCGCGCGCTACCAGTCCCTCGCCGCCCGGTTGGTCGCGGATCGGAGGCCGCTCGCCGCGGCCACGATTCCGGCATGA